A stretch of DNA from Prochlorococcus marinus str. SB:
ACTCTTAACATAATCAATTTGAGAAATATTATTGACAATTAATTTGTACGTAAATTTTTCCAGTCCATTTAGTTTATCTTTTGAAGATTGCTTAGAAATTGTCTGGCAAATTTCTCTTTCCGCATCCTCTTTTGAAAAATTCATTGTTGAATTATAAATTTCTAAAGTAGAAATAGTTTTTTCTAAATCTATTCCGCCATCGCTAGTTGATAAATGTATTTTTAATGAATCAGTGTCTGTATCAAGTCCAATTAACATTAAATCCACAGAAGCTCCGCAGCAAAAGCTATTCTCTACAGCCTCTTTGAAAGCATATAATTTATTTCTACCTTCTGCTGCAGCTAACTCGTCATTACTCCCATGAGCTGCGCATCCCTGATGCAAAGGATCTACTGAACTAAAATGATAAGTTACAACTTTTAAGTACCTTGTATCTTTATGCGCTTCATTAGGAACATTCTCTCTATATCTTTTATGTTCAGTTTTTACCCATCGATTAACTGTATTTTCAATATCAAACAGTGCTCCAGCATGAGATCTTCTTCTTACTGAACTAAAAGGTATTCTCATCACATAAGCAACTGAATGAGCTAATCTTCCATCTGAACAAGGAGTTATATCAAGTAAATGTATTCCACAATCTAAGAGAAATTTTTCAAAGTCTTCCGCATCCCTACTTCCAGCAGCACCTTCAAGTGGATCATTGTTAAAAAAATTGCCGCTAAGTTTATCATGCTGTTTAAAAGCACACCATGCATATAAAGCTCTCATATCAAGAGGTTTAACCCAAGATTTATCTAATATATGGAGAGGTAAATCTATTCCCAAATTTTTTCTTGATATTTTCTGAGCCTTATTTATAAAATCTTCGTGATGTTGAATTCGAGCAATTTCCTTGAGAGTTGGAACAATTTCGTCAAAATCACTTTTTATTTTGCTTTCATACCTAAACAGATTTTCATTTTGAATATTATTGGTTAATATATGAGACTTTCCAGAATTTCGGAGGTTATTTGATTCTTTAGTTTGTATGTGGATATTTTCAGTAAAAGTTTTCATTGGAGCTGTTGGCCCCAATGTGAAGTTCTTGGCTTTAGCCAGTCCTCTTAAAGGCATTATTTACTTAACCTCTTGCACCACCTGAAAAGGTAACAAGTTGTCCTTCACGAGTATTACCACTAGATCCAGTTATCAAGAAATCTGGTTTTTCTGTTTCCTCATTCCTTTTAACTTCCATAGGAGGCATTGCACTCATGAATCCTGCTCTTGATGGATTTCGTTTTCTAGAAGAAGCTCCTTCTGTACCTGTTACCTTATCACCGCGATCCCAATCATCACCAGTTACGTTTCCAACTGATTGGCCTTCTCCAGTAATTCTTGATGCGACTCTTTTTTCTGGTGTCTTTGCAGCACGGTCTACCTCTTCAATTTCCATTTTTTGTTTATAAGTAATATTTTTATTCGGTTCAAATCTAAATTTTTCAGTGCCAGTGACCTTATCAACTGCCATATCAAAAGGTCCTGTTACCTTTGAACCATTTTCATATTCATTACCTGTAACACCTTGAGTATTTTTTTCAGAATATTTATCTCTTGATGGTGATTTAACAGAGAATTCCTTCCAAGAGTTACCTGCCGACTTTTCCGGATTAGCATAAGCCGCATCATGTGCAGGATTATCACAAGCTTGTGAGAGCTGATCTCCACCAACATAGGGAGTCCCTGTTAGATTTTTACAAGCACCTTTCTTAGCACCTGTCATTACTCCTCCAATTCCTGGTTGCTGTCCTGTAAGTCTGGCATTTGAATTATTTCCAGAATTAACTGTTGCTCGGGATTTCATATCTTCTGAAATCTCAGTACTACAATTTTCATTAATCTGATCTAAGCCTGCGTATGGTGTTCCTGTTAACACTTTGCATGAACCTGGTTCATCTCCAGTTACTATTTCTGATCTTCCTGTCATAGTACCGCTTATTAAATTTGACTTTGAAGAAAGGCTTAAACCTACTTTTCTAGCTTCTGGTTTTGGTTTTGAACCGCAAAACTTCTCATATTGTTGAGATCCTATGTACTCATCGCCAGTTACATTCTTACAACTCCCATGTTCATTACCTGTCATATGGTCTGATCTCCCAACCCCTGTACCAGTTACATTATTCCCATTAAGAGTGTTGTAACTGCCTACTTTTTCAAA
This window harbors:
- a CDS encoding carboxysome shell carbonic anhydrase — its product is MPLRGLAKAKNFTLGPTAPMKTFTENIHIQTKESNNLRNSGKSHILTNNIQNENLFRYESKIKSDFDEIVPTLKEIARIQHHEDFINKAQKISRKNLGIDLPLHILDKSWVKPLDMRALYAWCAFKQHDKLSGNFFNNDPLEGAAGSRDAEDFEKFLLDCGIHLLDITPCSDGRLAHSVAYVMRIPFSSVRRRSHAGALFDIENTVNRWVKTEHKRYRENVPNEAHKDTRYLKVVTYHFSSVDPLHQGCAAHGSNDELAAAEGRNKLYAFKEAVENSFCCGASVDLMLIGLDTDTDSLKIHLSTSDGGIDLEKTISTLEIYNSTMNFSKEDAEREICQTISKQSSKDKLNGLEKFTYKLIVNNISQIDYVKSFHNGSYKDIGHAERFIGVGIGFKEVHLRNLTYFAHLDTVEEGAPDLDVGVKIFTGLNVSQDLPIPVVIRFDYSGKVPGAKERAINDCERVNNAISIRYKNLVDQGLLHTCSTIRDRDNIHSAQIIGMSLDKKTEEAH